In a genomic window of Nomascus leucogenys isolate Asia chromosome 4, Asia_NLE_v1, whole genome shotgun sequence:
- the PLAAT3 gene encoding phospholipase A and acyltransferase 3 — protein MRAPIPEPKPGDLIEIFRPFYRHWAIYVGDGYVVHLAPPSEVAGAGAASVMSALTDKAIVKKELLYDVAGSDKYQVNNKHDDKYSPLPCSKIIQRAEELVGQEVLYKLTSENCEHFVNELRYGVARSDQVRDVIVAASVAGMGLAAMSLIGVMFSRNKRQKQ, from the exons ATGCGTGCGCCCATT CCAGAGCCTAAGCCTGGAGACCTGATTGAGATTTTTCGCCCTTTCTACAGACACTGGGCCATCTACGTTGGCGATGGATATGTGGTTCACCTGGCCCCTCCAA GTGAGGTCGCAGGAGCTGGTGCAGCCAGTGTCATGTCCGCCCTGACTGACAAGGCCATCGTGAAGAAGGAATTGCTGTATGATGTGGCCGGGAGTGACAAGTACCAAGTCAACAACAAACACGATGACAAGTACTCGCCGCTGCCCTGCAGCAAAATCATCCAGCGGGCAGAGGAGCTGGTGGGGCAGGAGGTGCTCTACAAGCTGACCAGTGAGAACTGCGAGCACTTTGTGAACGAGCTGCGCTATGGAGTCGCCCGCAGTGACCAG GTCAGAGATGTCATCGTCGCTGCAAGCGTTGCAGGAATGGGCTTGGCAGCCATGAGCCTTATTGGAGTCATGTTCTCAAGAAACAAGCGACAAAAGCAATAA